A DNA window from Longimicrobium sp. contains the following coding sequences:
- a CDS encoding tetratricopeptide repeat protein produces the protein MSVEAARQLVLARRPELAEREIRRWLALHPHDAAGQALLAWSLALQGKPEAEREAEEAVRLAPDWAHTHTVLGEVRLELGLHRTAERSLRDALALRPNDAQIHALLAASILGQGKRTHARQAVATAEAGLALDPVNAGCARMRALGLIRLGRFWKARRAAAYAQSLDPEHAYGHAIAGWAQLATGRRKVAREHLREALRSDPQNEFAQQGLWRADEWPVFAAALVMETETHPRWLRAAAVLQTVSVSLAAMRGPDAVGPLFCSLLLLLSAEAWTLPVRFTARGRARMEELRMPGALPPRERLHTRILLMCIFAVTILLPLFVYLP, from the coding sequence ATGTCGGTGGAAGCCGCGCGCCAGCTGGTCCTCGCGCGACGGCCGGAGCTGGCCGAGCGCGAGATTCGCCGCTGGCTCGCGCTCCACCCGCACGACGCGGCGGGGCAGGCGCTGCTGGCGTGGAGCCTCGCGCTGCAGGGAAAGCCGGAGGCGGAGCGCGAGGCGGAGGAAGCGGTGCGGCTCGCTCCCGATTGGGCGCACACCCACACCGTACTTGGTGAGGTGAGGCTGGAGCTGGGCCTGCACCGCACGGCCGAGCGGTCGCTGCGTGACGCACTCGCGCTCCGGCCGAACGACGCGCAGATCCACGCGCTCCTGGCGGCCTCCATCCTCGGACAGGGGAAGCGCACTCACGCGCGGCAGGCGGTCGCCACCGCCGAAGCCGGGCTCGCGCTCGACCCTGTGAACGCCGGATGCGCACGCATGCGAGCGCTGGGGCTCATAAGGCTCGGCCGCTTCTGGAAGGCGCGGCGGGCCGCGGCCTACGCGCAGAGCCTGGACCCGGAGCATGCCTACGGGCACGCCATCGCCGGCTGGGCCCAGCTCGCCACCGGGCGCCGAAAGGTCGCCCGCGAGCACCTGCGCGAGGCCCTCCGCTCCGACCCGCAGAACGAGTTCGCGCAGCAGGGGCTGTGGCGCGCCGACGAGTGGCCGGTCTTCGCGGCGGCCCTCGTGATGGAGACCGAGACCCATCCGCGCTGGCTGCGCGCCGCGGCCGTCCTGCAGACGGTCTCGGTGTCGTTGGCCGCAATGCGGGGCCCGGACGCCGTGGGCCCGCTCTTCTGTTCGCTCCTCCTTCTCCTTTCGGCGGAGGCATGGACGCTCCCCGTGCGCTTCACGGCCCGCGGCCGCGCACGCATGGAGGAGCTGCGCATGCCGGGCGCGCTTCCACCGCGCGAGCGGCTGCACACCCGCATCCTCCTGATGTGCATCTTCGCCGTGACGATCCTCCTCCCCCTCTTCGTGTACCTTCCCTAA
- a CDS encoding GAF domain-containing sensor histidine kinase, translating to MLSALAPRSTPPREGDLLRAALRAGCQDDPESALRTLAESLPDAPRLQCALWVDADAEIVAAYPQGFEAGAEVREAAAQAVVAGSYAACSLGREMETRFPGAEILVLPLAKPQGALLLAAPAGAFGDADAWAPLAEAFATVRARHTELVEARAECSRLRERAEETEALDVLGLAANRTLDPDEVVGLVARFTRTLLGADYAVVSTGEGGHLRACAGVGVQAALPSAEDDPLARCVVEAGKPVYLGEGEELRAADFALHSAEGMQAGLGVPLSLFGEHFGALVIGYREPYRVTRQDTRLAVTLARHAAVAISNAQLHRAVEERSRELEGANEKLRELSAVKERFFNMVSHELRTPINSVKGYGDLLLRGAAGPLPDRAKLYLERSRTATLTLMELINDLLDFAKLDAGRLEASLEPCPLRELMDAPIAVAEPLASARGLRLRSEPGEDAPVLRTDSRRVKQILTNLLSNAIKFTADGEVVLAARADGEWMELRVSDTGRGIPAEHLDRIFEEFHQLPGSEGTGLGLPISRKLARLLGGDLRVESEVGAGSTFILRIPGVLPPRRDD from the coding sequence ATGCTGTCCGCCCTAGCTCCACGCTCAACGCCCCCGCGAGAGGGCGATCTCCTCCGCGCCGCCCTGCGCGCCGGGTGCCAGGACGACCCCGAAAGCGCACTCCGGACGCTCGCCGAGTCGCTCCCCGATGCGCCCCGCCTCCAGTGCGCGCTCTGGGTGGACGCGGACGCGGAGATCGTCGCCGCATATCCGCAGGGATTCGAGGCGGGGGCCGAGGTGCGCGAGGCGGCGGCCCAGGCCGTCGTCGCCGGGAGCTACGCCGCTTGCTCGCTGGGGAGGGAGATGGAGACGCGCTTCCCCGGCGCCGAGATCCTGGTGCTCCCCCTGGCGAAGCCCCAGGGAGCGCTCCTGCTGGCCGCGCCCGCGGGAGCGTTCGGGGATGCGGACGCGTGGGCGCCGCTCGCCGAGGCGTTCGCGACCGTGCGCGCGCGCCACACGGAGCTCGTGGAGGCGCGCGCGGAGTGCAGCCGCCTGCGCGAGCGCGCCGAGGAGACCGAGGCGCTCGACGTGCTGGGCCTCGCCGCCAACCGCACTCTCGATCCGGACGAGGTGGTGGGGCTGGTGGCGCGCTTCACCCGCACCCTGCTCGGCGCCGACTACGCCGTCGTCAGCACCGGCGAGGGCGGGCACCTGCGCGCCTGCGCGGGCGTGGGCGTCCAGGCGGCACTCCCTTCCGCCGAAGACGATCCGCTCGCCCGCTGCGTGGTGGAGGCCGGCAAGCCCGTGTACCTGGGCGAGGGCGAGGAGCTGCGCGCGGCCGACTTCGCCCTGCACTCCGCCGAGGGGATGCAGGCGGGGCTGGGCGTGCCGCTCTCCCTCTTCGGCGAGCACTTCGGCGCGCTGGTGATCGGGTATCGCGAGCCGTACCGCGTCACCCGGCAGGACACGCGGCTGGCGGTGACGCTGGCCCGCCACGCCGCCGTCGCCATCAGCAATGCGCAGCTCCACCGCGCCGTGGAGGAGCGCTCGCGCGAGCTGGAGGGGGCGAACGAAAAGCTGCGCGAGCTGTCGGCGGTGAAGGAGCGCTTCTTCAACATGGTGAGCCACGAGCTGCGCACCCCCATCAACTCCGTGAAGGGCTACGGCGACCTCCTGCTGCGCGGCGCCGCGGGCCCGCTTCCGGACCGCGCGAAGCTCTACCTGGAGAGGTCGCGGACCGCCACGCTGACCCTCATGGAGCTGATCAATGACCTGCTGGACTTCGCCAAGCTGGATGCGGGGCGATTGGAGGCTTCGCTGGAGCCGTGCCCCCTTCGCGAGCTGATGGACGCGCCGATCGCGGTGGCCGAGCCGCTCGCCAGCGCCCGCGGCCTGCGCCTCCGCTCCGAGCCGGGGGAGGACGCGCCGGTCCTGCGCACCGACTCCCGGCGCGTGAAGCAGATCCTCACAAACCTCCTCTCCAACGCCATCAAGTTCACGGCCGATGGCGAGGTGGTGCTCGCCGCGCGGGCGGACGGGGAGTGGATGGAGCTGCGCGTCTCGGATACGGGGCGCGGCATTCCCGCCGAGCACCTGGACCGCATCTTCGAGGAGTTCCATCAGCTCCCGGGCTCGGAGGGGACCGGGCTGGGGCTCCCGATCTCGCGAAAGCTGGCGCGGCTGCTGGGCGGCGACCTGCGCGTGGAGAGCGAGGTGGGCGCCGGATCGACCTTCATCCTCCGCATCCCCGGCGTGCTCCCCCCGCGCCGGGACGACTAG
- a CDS encoding tetratricopeptide repeat protein, translating to MDAPSQHRERGWILATQGRHEMAEREYRLALAEDPHDAVTHALLAILLADLDERRADALEEARAAIRLDPEDAFAHFAEAHVHLQAERWDEAERAALTAIDIDPDDPRNHTALSFAHLGRRRWKESLAAADEALALDPGHAPALNLRANALVHLGRRDEAGATLHGALARDPENADTHANQGWALLHRGDRKGALEHFRESLRLDPEGEWARDGLAEALKARNPLYAAMLRYFLWMNRLDKRTQWMVIVGGIFGYNVVRRVAQANPGLAPWLMPLMVAYAAFVLLSWAAPQIFNAVLMASRDGRYVLSPEQRRSGGWMVAGGGAALALGVAALVTRAGWATGGAILFAGLLIPLSASFRGPRGRATPKMAAAAAVLYALAALFVVLRLMENEAADGLFGIVLLGIVAISWISNLRSR from the coding sequence ATGGATGCCCCCTCGCAGCACCGGGAGCGCGGCTGGATCCTCGCCACGCAGGGCCGCCACGAGATGGCCGAGCGCGAGTACCGCCTGGCGCTGGCGGAAGACCCGCACGACGCGGTGACGCACGCCCTCCTCGCCATCCTGCTGGCGGACCTGGACGAGCGCCGTGCCGACGCGCTGGAAGAGGCGCGCGCCGCGATCCGGCTCGACCCCGAGGACGCCTTCGCGCACTTCGCCGAGGCGCACGTGCACCTGCAGGCGGAGCGCTGGGACGAGGCGGAGCGGGCCGCCCTCACCGCCATCGACATCGACCCGGACGACCCGCGCAACCATACGGCGCTCTCCTTCGCCCACCTGGGCCGCAGGCGGTGGAAGGAGTCGCTGGCCGCCGCGGACGAGGCGCTGGCGCTGGACCCGGGGCACGCCCCCGCGCTCAACCTGCGCGCCAACGCCCTGGTGCACCTGGGCCGCAGGGACGAGGCGGGCGCCACCCTGCACGGCGCCCTCGCCCGCGACCCGGAGAACGCGGACACGCACGCCAACCAGGGCTGGGCGCTCCTGCACCGCGGCGACCGCAAGGGCGCGCTGGAGCACTTCCGCGAGTCGCTGCGGCTGGACCCCGAGGGCGAGTGGGCGCGCGATGGCCTGGCGGAGGCGCTCAAAGCGCGCAACCCGCTGTACGCGGCAATGCTGCGCTACTTCCTCTGGATGAACCGGCTGGACAAGCGCACGCAGTGGATGGTGATCGTGGGCGGGATCTTCGGCTACAACGTGGTGCGCAGGGTGGCGCAAGCCAACCCGGGGCTCGCGCCCTGGCTGATGCCGCTGATGGTGGCCTACGCCGCCTTCGTGCTGCTGAGCTGGGCCGCCCCGCAGATCTTCAACGCCGTGCTCATGGCGAGCCGGGACGGGCGCTACGTCCTCTCGCCGGAGCAGCGGCGCTCGGGCGGGTGGATGGTGGCGGGGGGTGGGGCCGCGCTGGCGCTGGGCGTGGCGGCGCTCGTCACCCGCGCGGGATGGGCGACCGGCGGCGCCATCCTCTTCGCCGGCCTGCTCATCCCCCTGTCCGCGTCGTTCCGCGGCCCACGCGGACGCGCCACGCCAAAGATGGCAGCGGCCGCGGCCGTGCTCTACGCGCTGGCGGCGCTCTTCGTCGTGCTGCGGCTGATGGAGAACGAGGCGGCGGACGGTCTCTTCGGTATCGTCCTGCTGGGGATCGTCGCGATCTCGTGGATCTCCAACCTGCGAAGCCGGTAG
- a CDS encoding GAF domain-containing sensor histidine kinase translates to MPHRDTLLRIYECGEPEAALRELARAMAGPEARRRAWWLGAKGELKGAEPAACPPPAEVLQGVARGAESVTLADGREVRILGLREGGALALAAVAWEGEGWREMADAFGRVSARADELRRAEEERDELRQRAEESEALHVLGLAANRTLDPDEVLALVARFARALLGAHYVTVNTAAFDGALRTTASVGLRAHDGESDDPFALRVAEAGKPVVLEGEEAAAEPFHAAEGMQAGVGVPLSLFGETFGALVIGYRRAYQPAPRDVRLALTLAGHAAVAIGNARLHRTLAERGGELERANEELRWSTEAKERFFASMSHELRTPLNAILGYQDLLLDGVVGAIPEGARSFLERAQRATRSLLLLVNDVLDLSKLAAGKMDLVCHPARVRAIVDEALATVEPLAVAQGITVEVVSADAVPLISTDADRVRQILLNLLSNAVKFTDRGGITVSIEPVAEGVEVHVADTGRGIAPEHQERIFHEFEQVPGSRVSGGTGLGLPISRKLARLLGGELRVKSTPGEGSVFTLRLPHAVPADE, encoded by the coding sequence ATGCCCCACCGCGACACCCTGCTGCGCATCTACGAGTGCGGAGAGCCCGAAGCGGCGCTCCGCGAGCTTGCGCGCGCCATGGCGGGGCCGGAGGCGCGCCGGCGGGCGTGGTGGCTGGGGGCAAAGGGCGAGCTCAAGGGCGCCGAGCCCGCGGCATGCCCCCCGCCCGCAGAGGTGCTCCAGGGAGTGGCGCGCGGCGCGGAGAGCGTCACCCTGGCGGACGGGCGCGAGGTGCGCATCCTGGGTCTGCGCGAGGGGGGCGCGCTGGCGCTGGCCGCAGTCGCGTGGGAGGGCGAGGGGTGGCGTGAGATGGCCGACGCCTTCGGGCGGGTGTCCGCGCGCGCGGACGAGCTGAGGCGCGCGGAGGAGGAGCGCGACGAGCTCCGCCAGCGCGCCGAGGAGAGCGAGGCGCTGCACGTGCTGGGTCTGGCCGCCAACCGCACCCTGGACCCCGACGAGGTGCTCGCGCTGGTGGCCCGCTTCGCCCGCGCGCTGCTGGGCGCCCACTACGTCACCGTCAACACCGCCGCGTTCGACGGGGCGCTGCGCACCACGGCGTCGGTGGGGCTGCGCGCGCACGACGGCGAATCCGACGACCCCTTTGCGCTCCGCGTGGCCGAGGCGGGGAAGCCGGTGGTGCTGGAGGGCGAGGAGGCCGCCGCCGAGCCCTTCCACGCCGCCGAGGGGATGCAGGCGGGGGTGGGCGTGCCGCTCTCCCTCTTCGGCGAGACGTTCGGTGCGCTGGTCATCGGCTACCGGCGCGCGTACCAGCCCGCCCCGCGCGACGTGCGCCTGGCGCTGACGCTGGCGGGTCACGCGGCGGTCGCCATCGGCAACGCGCGCCTGCACCGCACGCTGGCCGAGCGGGGCGGAGAGCTGGAGCGCGCCAACGAGGAGCTGCGCTGGAGCACGGAGGCCAAGGAGCGCTTCTTTGCTTCCATGAGCCACGAGCTGCGCACGCCGCTCAACGCCATCCTGGGCTACCAGGACCTCCTCCTGGACGGCGTGGTCGGTGCCATTCCGGAGGGGGCGCGGTCGTTTCTGGAGCGGGCGCAGCGCGCCACGCGCTCGCTCCTCCTGCTGGTGAACGACGTGCTGGACCTTTCCAAGCTCGCCGCCGGAAAGATGGACCTCGTCTGCCACCCGGCACGCGTGCGCGCGATCGTGGACGAGGCGCTCGCCACCGTCGAGCCGCTCGCCGTGGCGCAGGGGATCACGGTGGAAGTGGTGTCGGCGGACGCCGTTCCCCTGATCTCCACAGACGCGGACCGCGTGCGGCAGATCCTCCTCAACCTCCTCTCCAACGCGGTGAAGTTCACGGACCGCGGGGGGATCACGGTTTCCATCGAGCCGGTGGCGGAGGGGGTGGAGGTGCACGTGGCGGACACGGGGCGCGGGATCGCGCCGGAGCACCAGGAGCGCATCTTCCACGAGTTCGAGCAGGTCCCGGGCTCCAGGGTGAGCGGCGGCACGGGGCTGGGGCTCCCCATCTCGCGCAAGCTGGCGCGGCTGCTGGGGGGCGAGCTGCGGGTGAAGAGCACGCCGGGCGAGGGCTCCGTCTTCACCCTGCGCCTGCCGCACGCGGTGCCGGCGGATGAGTGA
- a CDS encoding tetratricopeptide repeat protein → MSEALTPVRLTKMASDQERLGHWDEAAGLYARAFRESLHSGAVEHASDALRGQARVRNRERRWDEAEELAELSREIAERAGLARAAARAVNVVGLIRHARGDWTGAHDFFARAHELALDLGDDELAGFALQNTGVIANLMGDLREARTLYLECIGSFVRSGSSASAALVYNNLGMVCGDLREWMEAEIFYARGIEIAERIGYSPALALLLANRSQPLIEVGDTEKALASLARAEELATRIGERGVLSDVARFRGIIALRTGDVAAAERSLEQALELATGPGLEVERASALRELGELRRTRGHTAEARNAFTEARTLFAVLGAARDVADIDFRLAELGESEPTLQPVKT, encoded by the coding sequence ATGAGTGAGGCGCTCACCCCCGTCCGGCTCACGAAGATGGCGTCGGACCAGGAGCGGCTGGGGCACTGGGACGAGGCGGCCGGGCTGTACGCGCGCGCCTTTCGCGAGTCGCTCCACTCCGGCGCGGTGGAGCACGCGTCCGATGCGCTGCGAGGGCAGGCGCGGGTGCGCAACCGCGAGCGGCGCTGGGACGAGGCGGAGGAGCTGGCCGAGCTGAGCCGCGAGATCGCCGAGCGGGCCGGGCTGGCGCGCGCCGCCGCCCGCGCCGTCAACGTCGTCGGCCTCATCCGCCACGCCCGCGGCGACTGGACGGGGGCGCACGACTTCTTCGCCCGCGCCCACGAGCTGGCGCTGGACCTGGGCGACGACGAGCTGGCCGGCTTCGCGCTCCAGAACACCGGGGTGATCGCCAACCTGATGGGCGACCTGCGCGAGGCGCGCACGCTGTACCTGGAATGCATCGGCTCGTTCGTGCGCTCGGGGAGCAGCGCGAGCGCGGCGCTGGTGTACAACAACCTGGGGATGGTGTGCGGCGACCTCCGCGAGTGGATGGAGGCGGAGATCTTTTACGCGCGCGGAATCGAGATCGCGGAGCGGATCGGCTACTCCCCCGCCCTCGCCCTGCTCCTGGCCAACCGCTCGCAGCCGCTGATCGAGGTGGGGGACACGGAGAAGGCCCTCGCGTCGCTGGCCCGCGCGGAGGAGCTGGCCACGAGAATCGGAGAGCGGGGGGTGCTCTCTGACGTGGCGCGCTTCCGCGGCATCATCGCCCTGCGCACCGGCGACGTGGCCGCCGCCGAAAGGTCGCTGGAGCAGGCCCTGGAGCTGGCCACCGGCCCCGGCCTGGAGGTGGAGCGCGCCTCGGCGCTTCGCGAGCTGGGAGAGCTGCGCCGCACGCGGGGGCACACCGCCGAAGCACGCAACGCATTCACGGAAGCGCGCACTCTTTTCGCCGTGCTGGGCGCCGCGCGAGACGTCGCGGACATCGACTTTCGCCTCGCGGAGTTGGGCGAATCAGAGCCAACCCTGCAGCCAGTAAAGACTTAG
- a CDS encoding pyridoxal phosphate-dependent aminotransferase, with protein sequence MDRRRVDIPLPSAPGFRPVPFTGVIYVMSEAARLGYAYGHPDWCNLGQGMPETGDLPGAPPRICEVEIAPADQEYAPVAGVPELRAAVAELYNQLYRQGKESKYTAENVCICGGGRLSLTRTVAALGEINLGHFLPDYTAYEELLDIFRLFTSIPILLEGSEGYGFDVERLEREITGRGLSAVLLSNPGNPTGRSIRGAELESWVDAARRLECTFLFDEFYSHYQWGAPEEDGMVSAARYVDDVDADPIVILDGFTKNWRYPGWRCTWVVGPRSVIEGVSSTGSFLDGGGNRPLQRSAIPLLDAGAVRAETKAIQEVFGRKRRVLVDGLRAAGMRLDLEPEGTFYVWADLADLPPPLNDGMGFFRAAIEEQVICVPGEFFDINPGKRRSGRPSRFRTYARFSFGPEERFVAEGVRRIQALVERAARGEVVVGDE encoded by the coding sequence ATGGACCGCAGAAGAGTCGACATCCCCCTCCCCAGCGCGCCCGGATTCCGGCCGGTGCCGTTCACGGGAGTGATCTACGTGATGAGCGAGGCCGCGCGCCTCGGCTACGCATACGGGCACCCGGACTGGTGCAACCTCGGCCAGGGGATGCCGGAGACGGGCGACCTCCCCGGCGCGCCCCCGCGCATCTGCGAGGTGGAGATCGCGCCGGCGGACCAGGAGTACGCGCCGGTGGCCGGCGTCCCCGAGCTGCGCGCCGCGGTGGCCGAGCTCTACAACCAGCTCTACCGCCAGGGAAAGGAGTCGAAGTACACCGCCGAGAACGTGTGCATCTGCGGGGGCGGGCGGCTGTCGCTCACCCGCACGGTGGCGGCGCTGGGGGAGATCAACCTGGGCCACTTCCTCCCCGACTACACCGCCTACGAGGAGCTGCTGGACATCTTTCGCCTCTTCACCTCCATCCCCATCCTGCTGGAGGGGAGCGAAGGGTACGGCTTCGACGTGGAGCGGCTGGAGCGCGAGATCACGGGGCGCGGCCTCTCCGCCGTCCTCCTCTCCAACCCGGGCAACCCCACGGGCCGCTCCATCCGCGGCGCCGAGCTGGAGTCGTGGGTGGACGCGGCGCGGCGGCTGGAGTGCACCTTTCTCTTCGACGAGTTCTACAGCCACTACCAGTGGGGCGCCCCAGAGGAGGACGGGATGGTCTCCGCCGCGCGCTACGTGGACGACGTGGACGCGGACCCGATCGTGATCCTGGACGGCTTCACCAAGAACTGGCGCTACCCCGGCTGGCGGTGCACCTGGGTGGTGGGGCCGCGCTCCGTCATCGAGGGAGTGTCCAGCACGGGGTCCTTCCTGGACGGCGGCGGCAACCGCCCCCTGCAGCGCAGCGCCATCCCCCTCCTGGACGCCGGCGCGGTGCGCGCGGAGACGAAGGCGATCCAGGAAGTCTTCGGCCGCAAGCGCCGCGTCCTGGTGGACGGGCTGCGTGCGGCCGGTATGCGGCTGGACCTGGAGCCGGAGGGCACCTTTTACGTCTGGGCCGACCTCGCCGACCTCCCGCCCCCGCTGAACGACGGAATGGGCTTCTTTCGCGCCGCCATCGAGGAGCAGGTGATCTGCGTCCCCGGCGAGTTTTTCGACATCAACCCCGGAAAGCGCCGCAGCGGCCGCCCCTCCCGCTTCCGCACCTACGCGCGCTTCTCCTTCGGCCCCGAGGAGCGCTTCGTGGCCGAGGGGGTGCGCCGCATCCAGGCGCTGGTGGAGCGCGCGGCGCGGGGGGAGGTGGTGGTGGGCGACGAGTAG
- a CDS encoding tetratricopeptide repeat protein translates to MSAVEVPHAEPLCAVAARGKELEVAGRWREANRLYASLFRRAVAERAPSAAVDALRRQASVRGRLGKVDEAEELAELSFEIAERCGLARAAARAVNVRATLLHTRDELAGAATLYREALARARAVRDDELTGLVCQNLGVIANIQGELAEARALYLECIASTIRSGDRTAAMMAYNNLGMVCADLREWLEAELYMDRALDVAERIGHLPTAALLHLNRAEPLIQMGELRRARATLDRAEELAAPLGDRATLAAVRRFRAVIARLEGDFAAADRELADAAEAVAGEGHELERAQILGAVARLRWEQGRRDEARDALHRARDCFAALGAAREIRRLDEVLAGWVEVEATTAG, encoded by the coding sequence ATGTCCGCCGTCGAAGTGCCGCATGCGGAGCCGCTCTGCGCGGTGGCCGCGCGCGGGAAGGAGCTGGAGGTGGCGGGGCGGTGGAGGGAGGCGAACCGGCTGTACGCGTCCCTCTTCCGCCGGGCCGTGGCGGAGCGCGCCCCCTCCGCGGCGGTGGACGCGCTCCGGCGGCAGGCCAGCGTGCGCGGACGGCTGGGGAAGGTGGACGAGGCGGAAGAGCTGGCGGAGCTGAGCTTCGAGATCGCGGAGCGCTGCGGCCTGGCGCGCGCCGCCGCGCGGGCCGTGAACGTGCGCGCGACGCTCCTCCACACGCGCGACGAGCTGGCCGGCGCCGCCACGCTGTATCGCGAGGCCCTCGCGCGTGCGCGCGCCGTGCGCGACGACGAGCTGACCGGGCTCGTGTGCCAGAACCTGGGGGTGATCGCCAACATCCAGGGCGAGCTGGCCGAGGCGCGCGCGCTCTACCTGGAATGCATCGCGTCGACGATCCGCTCCGGCGACCGGACCGCGGCGATGATGGCGTACAACAACCTGGGGATGGTGTGCGCGGACCTGCGCGAGTGGCTGGAGGCCGAGCTGTACATGGACCGCGCCCTGGACGTGGCGGAACGGATCGGCCACCTGCCGACGGCCGCGCTTCTCCACCTGAACCGCGCGGAGCCGCTGATCCAGATGGGCGAGCTGCGGCGCGCCCGCGCCACGCTGGACCGAGCCGAGGAGCTCGCTGCGCCGCTCGGCGACCGCGCGACGCTGGCCGCCGTCCGTCGTTTCCGCGCAGTCATCGCGCGTCTTGAGGGTGACTTCGCCGCCGCGGACCGCGAGCTGGCGGACGCCGCCGAGGCGGTTGCGGGCGAGGGGCACGAGCTGGAGCGGGCCCAGATCCTGGGTGCCGTCGCCCGCCTTCGCTGGGAGCAGGGCCGCCGCGACGAAGCCCGCGACGCCCTGCACCGTGCCCGCGACTGCTTCGCCGCCCTCGGCGCCGCCCGCGAGATCCGGCGGCTGGACGAGGTGCTGGCGGGGTGGGTGGAGGTGGAGGCCACAACCGCCGGATGA
- a CDS encoding AAA family ATPase, which produces MSQISDRLRALREAVRIAPDDATLRRLLADALLGDGFHEEAEAEFRALLRLDPDDDAARLGLVRAFLRQNKSSAALVVLEEEVRAGRGGAEVHLLLVRTLLDAGEMQRAREAYEAALAAHPGAADVELAARLGAMRAGPRRPSAVEGPDDEDDDLPPGVVERPHVTFADVGGMEALKEQIGLKIIHPLKHPELYRAYGKPIGGGLLMYGPPGCGKTHLARATAGEVEAAFMAVGIDEVLEMWIGQSEKNLASLFAEARRQAPCVLFFDEVDALAGRRSDFRSGAGRSLINQFLAEMDGIDDGNDGLLVLAATNAPWHLDPAFRRPGRFDRVLFVPPPDATARAAILEILTRTRPVERLDMAKVAGKTEGFSGADLKAVVDLAVEGKLNEAIRAGRAIPITTADLLNAAKAMRPSTREWFSTARNYVMYANESGLYDDVKPWLR; this is translated from the coding sequence ATGTCCCAGATCTCCGACCGGCTCCGCGCGCTCCGCGAGGCCGTGCGCATTGCGCCGGACGACGCCACGCTCCGCCGCCTCCTGGCCGACGCGCTGCTGGGCGACGGCTTCCACGAAGAGGCCGAGGCCGAGTTTCGCGCCCTCCTGCGCCTCGACCCCGACGACGACGCGGCCCGGCTGGGGCTGGTGCGCGCCTTCCTGCGCCAGAACAAGAGCTCCGCCGCGCTCGTGGTGCTCGAAGAAGAGGTCCGCGCCGGCCGCGGCGGCGCCGAGGTGCACCTCCTGCTCGTGCGCACGCTGCTGGACGCGGGGGAGATGCAGCGCGCCCGCGAGGCGTACGAGGCCGCCCTCGCCGCGCACCCCGGCGCCGCGGACGTGGAGCTCGCCGCTCGGCTGGGCGCCATGCGCGCCGGCCCGCGGCGCCCGTCCGCGGTCGAGGGACCCGACGATGAGGACGACGACCTCCCCCCCGGCGTGGTCGAGCGGCCGCACGTCACCTTCGCCGACGTGGGGGGGATGGAGGCGCTCAAGGAGCAGATCGGCCTCAAGATCATCCACCCGCTCAAACACCCTGAGCTGTACCGCGCCTACGGAAAGCCGATCGGCGGCGGGCTGCTGATGTACGGGCCACCGGGGTGCGGCAAGACGCACCTGGCGCGCGCCACCGCCGGCGAGGTGGAGGCCGCTTTCATGGCGGTGGGGATCGACGAGGTGCTGGAGATGTGGATCGGCCAGAGCGAAAAGAACCTGGCGTCGCTCTTCGCCGAGGCGCGCAGGCAGGCGCCGTGCGTCCTCTTCTTCGACGAGGTGGACGCGCTGGCCGGCCGCCGCAGCGACTTCCGCAGCGGCGCGGGAAGGTCGCTGATCAACCAGTTCCTCGCGGAGATGGACGGCATCGACGACGGGAACGACGGGCTGCTGGTGCTGGCGGCCACCAACGCGCCCTGGCACCTGGACCCCGCCTTCCGCCGCCCGGGGCGCTTCGACCGCGTCCTCTTCGTCCCCCCGCCGGACGCCACCGCGCGCGCCGCCATCCTGGAGATCCTCACCCGCACCCGCCCGGTAGAGCGGCTCGACATGGCCAAGGTGGCCGGCAAGACGGAGGGCTTCTCCGGCGCGGACCTCAAGGCAGTGGTCGACCTGGCGGTGGAGGGGAAGCTGAACGAGGCGATCCGAGCGGGGCGCGCCATCCCCATCACCACGGCCGACCTGCTGAACGCGGCCAAGGCGATGCGCCCCAGCACCAGGGAGTGGTTCTCCACCGCGCGCAACTACGTGATGTACGCCAACGAGAGCGGGCTGTACGACGACGTGAAGCCCTGGCTGCGCTGA